CCCTAAGGGTTGAGAGGGGACGTATAGAGGAGGAGACAACTACGTATGAAGCAGAAGAGGAGGAAGCTATACCGGGCTAATAGAATTTGATATTTAGGCTAAGATAGCATTTTTTAATAGAGAATTAGTTTTATAAAAATAGTTTATTGTGTATCCTAATCCCTATTTCTGTATAACTTGCTGAAAGATTTCTCTAACCTTCTTTACTCCTTCCTCAATCTTCTGAAGCTCTGATAAGCCACTTGAGACGATATTCACAATCTCATTAAGTTTATCTTTCAATAAGCTATTCTCCTTTCTAAGACTTTCAACTTCATTCATAAGCTTATTTATATCCTCTGTAACACCAGCTATAGGAATCGATATCTTTAGCTCTCCCCTAACAAGCATTTCATATGTCTCCTTAACAAGCTGTCCAGCTTTTGTCTCTCCCTTTAAATGTTTTCTAATTGTAGCTTCTGTTCTTCCAAGCTCATTAGCTATTTGTGAAAGCGGATATCCTGCTTTATCCATAGCAAATGCAGCTGCAGCTACAGCAAGACTATCAAGCCATGTTGTAACCTCTTCTCTATTCATAATACTCTGTAAAACATCTTTACGAAGCACAGTACCTATAATGAGCGCTACCTCTAGTTGTTTCATCTCTCTTCTTGATAGAGGTGCTACGGGTATCTCTATTGGAAGAACAACTTCTTTTGTTTGTATTTCACTCATCTCTATCACCTAGTAGAATATATGTTTAGAGATTAATAAATATTATATACCTAATCTAATATCGTTAAATCTCCCCATACTCTCTACTAAAGCTCATATACATAGCTATCTGGAATGCTGTAGAGAATCTCTCCCTTAGTATAGCTATCTGAGGCTTATATAATGTTAATGGTGTTTTGCTATACTCTATATTGAGAATTCTAGCTACAATCTTAGCAGAAAGCTCGTCATCTATAAAACCTGTTAACTGCTCTAAATCTGTATCAACTCTTATGATTATAGGTAATACAAGTTTCTCAGCCTCTTCACTAGATACATACCTCATAAGCTCTCTAAGCTCACTCTTTCTAAACATGTGTATAGATCCATCTCTACACACCACATGTGGATATTCCTCAGATAGAAGCTGAGCTAAGGTCTTTCTAGATATGGGTAGATGCTTATTTGCATATCTCAACTCATACTCCAATAACTTCTCTAGAGACTCATCAT
Above is a genomic segment from Ignisphaera aggregans DSM 17230 containing:
- a CDS encoding putative transcriptional regulator (COGs: COG1318 transcriptional regulator protein~KEGG: hbu:Hbut_0493 putative transcriptional regulator~SPTR: A2BK44 Putative transcriptional regulator) — its product is MSEIQTKEVVLPIEIPVAPLSRREMKQLEVALIIGTVLRKDVLQSIMNREEVTTWLDSLAVAAAAFAMDKAGYPLSQIANELGRTEATIRKHLKGETKAGQLVKETYEMLVRGELKISIPIAGVTEDINKLMNEVESLRKENSLLKDKLNEIVNIVSSGLSELQKIEEGVKKVREIFQQVIQK
- a CDS encoding Protein of unknown function DUF61 (COGs: COG2083 conserved hypothetical protein~InterPro IPR002746~KEGG: smr:Smar_1178 hypothetical protein~PFAM: Protein of unknown function DUF61~SPTR: A3DNR3 Putative uncharacterized protein~PFAM: Protein of unknown function DUF61), with product MEYELRYANKHLPISRKTLAQLLSEEYPHVVCRDGSIHMFRKSELRELMRYVSSEEAEKLVLPIIIRVDTDLEQLTGFIDDELSAKIVARILNIEYSKTPLTLYKPQIAILRERFSTAFQIAMYMSFSREYGEI